One Argentina anserina chromosome 6, drPotAnse1.1, whole genome shotgun sequence genomic window, ggggtaacagatgtgtaccagcgttcttggtacccgtattataaatgcattgggtaaccagaagggttacttaatttcctcatgagcgttttatttcatatttctttgggtcaaccagatgggctgactattgactcatgagtgcatttatatttgttgttttgtgatcattcgtgtatattgatatgcgaactgtattgtgattttactcatacgagctataagcttaccgggtttgtgtttacaatcccggtgcaccaattcaatggtgtaggggataattccgcaggtactgattagcggagattgagtgacgactccggagattcgaagtcgttcgtaccctgttgtggtgagatttctggcgtggatttgtgtgagaatttgagtgaatttatttgtaagctttgtgagagtttgtgaggattattacattttccatcatattgtaatgtcaaattataaagttggtttgtaataatcggtttgactgagttgtattagaactcagagatgatccgctgttacgctttaatgatttcgattgatttgagattatttggtgtttaacgactttagaattttgagtttttaaactcgaaattttggggtcgtcaCAGATGCTGCTTCGAGCAAAGTTTAATTTAGCACCTTCTCCGCTGTAAAACCACAATAGATCCATTGATTGATGTAATTCAGACACAGTACGTATGAGAAACTATTGAATGGCACAAATAAAGATCATATGATTTATACCGATGACAAACAACGTCAACATACGTATACCTTCTCTACTTCCTCAAGTCTCTTACAACAATATAGTGATATACTGTATATTTATGATTATAATTgtccatatatatttttcatttcctAACATGCAAGAACCATATGTTGCATCATTTGATCGAAAAGCatgagatttttttatttttggcaAACTAGTCTCGATTATATTGCTTAAAATCATCTTCGAGACCACGTATTATAAGGCCGAGAGCCTAGTTTAGTTCACATGCAGAAAGATTAAGCATTGGGAAATAAATTAAACTTGTTCCGTTCTTTTATTTGGGATGCAATGAATTGAAAATAACAATTTCATGAATGTAAAAGATGGAAATGATTACATAAAATCTTCAAagaatcacattttaacaactTTTGAAAGAACTTTTCTGTGCTACCAAATATCGGAATGAAATTAAGTTGTTAAAAAATGTGACTGTACCTTAACCATTGGAAATATTAAGAAATTGTGTTTCTAAATGTACTGGTAAATTTCTAAGTATACCCCGCAAACTAAAAATAATCATTTATTTCCTACTTTGCCTCTAGTTGCAATTGTACCCAGCAACGCTTCCAGTTCAACCCTGCTTCAGTTTGCAAAGAATCGGTTCGATTCTCCCTTCGATCATTGATCCATATATAATTGTCAAATTGTACAGAAATGGATTAGATGGGTGTATATATGTTGATTAATTAAAGTTTACTACAATTCCCAGATCCTACGTTGTCTAGTTTATAGAGACTTCCTTTCTATGTAGTTGCTATTATTTTGCTATCGGGCACTATACTTGCTTCAATTGTCATTCATCTCATCATATATTTTCCTCTTAACATGAATTCATTGATCTTAAGTCAGTAATCAAACAATAACAATCTTCCAGACCATTACCCTTAGTTGGGGACTTTCAACAATTTAAGTATTAATGAATTAGTGAGGTCGATCATCACGCATAATTTGAATATATGATGATGCATAGTTTGGAGGAAGAGAATGTGAGAAAGTCTTAGTTTGGAGAAATAGGGTTACAATTGGAAATCTATGGAAAAAATATGCATGCCGGGTACCATAAGAAGTTTGTTAAGTACCATAAGAAATTTGTTAGGTACAATATTTAGCAACACTCTTAAGAAATTAAGTTATTTCCTTCCCACGAACCAAATGAAGCTTCTTATTCAGGGTATTTTAATACATACCATCGAGTACATTGGGGTTACATGCTTTAATTGTACCTTTTGAGTGCGAGCTACAAGTACATGGTATATgcaagtttttattttcacaTACAATCATACATGGTAAATCAAGAAATCCTTGATGTGCTTggtagttttagaatttttgtttttaatgttTTGACTGGACATTGATAGaatggtttagggtttagggtataCTTAATTTTTAGTCGTTTTCCTCATGAATATCCAACCTTGTTTGAGTTTTGACCCAATACTGATCAATGACCCAGAAAATAGATGGTATACAAGACTATAAGGTacattgtctccaatttttTTAAGCTGAATATAAATGGTACGGTTGAATAGAAGTCATTAATTTCACCTTGTTCATGCATATTAGATAAAAGCTTAGCATATATAACTGAACCCAGAATTAGTAATTGCCCAGTAACTGCTAACACAAAGTAGTATAAATTACTACTACTCTGCCATCTAGCATATACCAGCCACTCTTGTTCTAGCTTCTGATTCTCATTAGTTCCCAACACTGCTAAGATATATCAATGGCTTTTTCTAGTAGTAAGTCTGTACTTGTTTCATTACTCTTGGTGGTGTTCCTCGTGATCAATATCGAACCATCATTGAGTCAAAGCACACAGCAAATAATCGAGAAGATATGCCGGAGCACAGAGGACTATGGCTATTGCAGGAAAACTTTCCAAGCACACTTAAAGGCCCCGAATTCTGATATAGTTGCCATAACCCAGATAACCGTAGAGGTAGCAGTAGACCACGCCACCAAAACTCACCAGTTTATCAGGCAGACCCTTGAAACAACAAAAGACGCGAATCTGAAAAGGGGACTTTCCGAGTGTGAGGAAGCTTATCGTCTAATCGTGCAGGCATTTGACTCGGCAGCAGTCTCATTTTTCCAGAGAGATTACGACGGTGTGTATAAGGATGAGCGCATAACACCGCGAGTAGAATCGAGCTGCGAAGACACACTGGCTACGCCGCCTGTTAGCCCCCAGAGACACATTCTTGACGATAGAAGCAAGGGAATGAGGATTTTCATCGTCATGGCTATGAATGCAGTGCAGGATCTGCTTAATTCAAGGTCTGAGGCACCTGCCGCTGCACCTGCTGCTGCACCTGCTCTGCTGTAACCCCACTATCTAAGGCATCCGATTCAGTTTCATGTTGTCTTTCCCTTGCAGAACTATTGAATGTAACGAATAAAGATCATAATAACAATGTAATGGATTTATTTAGACATCAAACAGCATTATATTCCTTCACATTTAACGATTGTCTGAAGAATTGTTCTATTTAAAGAACATGCAATTGTTTCCGTCATTTATACGTACCGTGTTTATGCATTTGAATATAGGTTTGGGTTCTTAGATCAAAAGTTTGAGATCTTTAAGGCATGTATAAAGGTATTTATAAGCCGGTTTAGAATGTTGccgagtgtgtgtgtgtggggggGGGGTGCAATAGGATAACATCTCAAACTATTCAATCATGCTACGAACTTGTATAAAGGTGTTaaccaataaaaatcatatccGCACTTACAAACAAAATTGTAGCCAATTGCATCAAACGTTCAATTGTAATTACAAATAGTACACCAACTTAAAGCCactaataatttatatacatCAAGTTTCAAAACCAGCATTTTGGTACACgaaatatgaaatatgacCCAAAACTTAGACACGATGTCAATGATGGTGTTAATTCTTGGTCATGATCTGTTTATACCTTCTactaataatttatatacattAAGTTTCAAAACCAGCATTTTGGTACACGAATATGAAATATGACCAAAACTTAGACACGATGTCAATGATGGTGTTAATTCTTGGTCATGATCTGTTTataccttcttcttcttcttcttcttcttctcctcctcctcctcttctcttTCGTCCCTAATGACCCCCATAAATGAAAGTGGTAAAACCCATCGTCATTAGCAACCCAATACACTTATGCACACCACCATCCCTTATAACAAAATTAGCCATTAGCTTTTCCACGATTCCTCCCAATCCCATTTTTCAATTCTTCAATTCTAAATCCTCGTTGCCAGTTTCTTTTAACATATGAAGACGGGTGAGGAGCTATAATATAACTGTGACATCATTTGTGAACTCGGAAATCGACACGGTTAAAACCACTTCAAATAGCTACGCCAGCATTAGCATCATAAAATGTTGTACCTCCATATCAGACAACACAAAAATCCGGCGGCTAGACAAAAGCAAAACAACAATTGAAAGGGACTAAATTACCCCTTAAATTAGATCAGGTTTCACTATAACTAACAGTGTCAAGGACGGATGTCTATATGTTGGGTAGAACAACAAATTTTGTGTACCAAAATGATAGATTAGGATTTAATGTATTAAAATTATTAATGACTAATAATTGGTGTACTATTCTCAAAAATTTCCCTTGCAATTTTGGAGTAACCAAATTGACAGGCAGCGGTGCCGTGGTTGAGTTTGATAATGATCAGGCTCCTAGAAATTGACCCTGATCTACGTTCATTTCTTGCATACTCCGATGAGTAACTCCAACGCAAACTCCAAGATCAGACAATTCTACATAATTTCAGTGTCCAATGCAAATTGTTGAATCCAGATCAATCACGCTGGAACTCACAAATCGGCTATTGATTTTCAGAAATGAATTAGAAGAGGAAAAAACTTCTGAAAACAATAAACACAATCATAATTAAGATACAACAGTTCAACACAAACCCCGAGCAGAACACTGAAGACATGCTCAAGTCAAACAACACATCTAATGTGTTGCATTCACGATTGCTCAGAAGATATACATCTAAAGGAGCACAGATCAAGTAACAGATACGATAGATCATCGGGCCAATAAGGCAACACGATCCTTTTGTATTGCCTGTGTTAAGTTAATATCAAAGAGTTCACACCGGATAGGCATCTCCATCTCATAAAAGGGGTTCTTCAAGACATAATCAGTGTAGAGCTCATAGATATGTTTCAACAGACCTTCCATGTGCTGCGTACCAGGCTCACTCACAACAAAGAACTTTGTCCCTGCAAAAGTGAAATAAATTTATTCGATCAGTATTACAATCCAAAGAACTTTCTACTTGCAAGTAAAATGCATGACCAGCCATATGAAATAAAGGGCAATTAACTAGCAATCCAAGATGCCCAAGCCTAAAGTAATAAATAAAGTTTCCATGTATAAGGGAGAATTAAAGCATGTAAGACGAGCATAACCTCAGTATGGGAATTTTCAGGGATGAAATAAGACCAGGCCAATGAATTTGATATGTTGATGCGACTACAAGACACAATACAATATCCCGGCCTTGGGCAATTCAACAACAGCTATGGAATGACATCTCCCACACTAGGACAAAAGAATGAAGTGGACCAAAATACTGGATGTTACCCTTTACCAAATGCAGAAGATGCAGGGTAAATCAAACACTTAATATATTATACGGAGGTAGACTTTCATTGCAATGCCCATCTCCAAGACAGAGATATAAGTAGTACTTAATGCCTAAAATCCACAAAAGAAGTCTTGAATTGAATGAACAAAACATATGACAAAAAGAATTATAATTTCACCATGGAAAAGGAGATCACAATGCTGACAAGAAACACAGGTAAGTTTAAGTGCACAGAAATCTCTCTGCACAGCTACTTTTAGAAAGCACAGAACCAGAAGCTTGATCTTGGTAAAATCGTATGACCTACAAACCGCATGAAGAGGTTTGTCGcatataaaccctaaacccatgTAGCATTACTAGCATATAAATTACAATGATAATCTTCAACATTTTCCACGGAGAACTGAAGTTTGGCTTAAGGGATAATGGGTCTGAAACCTCTCCATATTACCATAACTACAAAAGTCCTctattgaaagtttgaaactcAACGgacaaataaacaaaaacagaaaaacagaaaaaccaTAAAGCCTGTCAAAGAAATCGTCTGGATGAATGTTTCTCTACGTTCTTGAAAAGTTCATATTCATATGCATCacaacttgaaaaaaaaaataaaaaaataaaaaccttcattcaccaaatcacaaatcacCCTTGCTCAGAATCAACATGTCATTTTATCCTCCTTTAAATTCCAATGTCCACCTAACTAAACACGGTATCTTAATCAACAATGAATAACAAAGGCACTCAATTCCAATGTCTGCATACTGACTCTCAGGTTAAAATGTTATACATGTTTTCGGGTAGTTTCAATGACAAAGGTTGAGCTCATTGAACAGCTTTGAGAAAATTAGAGTGACATCTTAAACAGCATGAGCTTATTTAAAATTCTCAAAAAATTAGAGTGAGATTCCGGAAAACACTAAAAAGGTTGAACCTTTGGAAATTACCGGTGAGTGACTGGAAGCAGTGAAGATCAAAGGTATCAGCTTGGAGTAGCTCGATGCCGGAGCAACCGGTAACCGGGGACAATTGCTGGGAAATGGCGTGCATTGAGTGCCACAAGCTCGCAACCCTCAAGCTGTCGTTGGTGTCCATCCGTCCCGCCGATCCATAGTCCTGTTTTGTTGGTTCAAACACACATCGGAATTTTTGACATCAATTTGCTGAGATGTTTAGGGAGGAGGAGTGGGAAAATAAGTGGGTTGTGAAGTTTCAGGGTTTTGgggtattattattattacctTGTAGAAGATCAAGCCGCCTGATTTGTTGATGATGTAGAGGCTGTAAATCGCTGCCATTTCAGAAAGGCTAGTTCTGAATCTGATATGGGTCGATGGATGAAGAAACACGAGTATTGAATATTGATGCCTGCAAGTTTGTATTTATACTGACCCAATAACATGGATCGAATACCCGACCGACCCGAACAGAAGGCCCACTTGGCCTCCTTTATGTTTGGCTTAGCTATGTGAATTTAGATAGTGAATCGAGTCCATTTGATGAAGTGCATTGACAATTTCATACGTTACATGATCATTGGAAAACAAGGGTAAGAGATCCATCTTTAGCCTAACCGATTTTATATCGTAAAAGTGAGAAAGTAAATCGTAAAATTTTGTGAAATCTGACTTACGACTTCCATCtacataaaatataaaaagaagaaacgaACTCTAATTATTCTCTAAAACTCTAGATAGCACtctttcaattaaaaaaacaacCCATAAACCTACTTATCTCAAAATCGATATCGTAACATGTTTTTTGTTGcacaaaataaaacataacataGAGTACCtctcagaccaaaaaaaaaaaaaagtagctTCTATTCTTACCTCCTAAAACAATATTTAGACCTCagtctttttctaatttagttGACTTTTTCAACCTATGTGAAATTACTAAAAAGATATAtaagagtgaaaaaaaataaaacaatttttAACCTgcctattttataatttttccttttttgtcaattattaatttatttattttcaggcTAACCCTAATTTgaaataataaattgaataagatgatttaataacttttattttttattgttaaaaaaatGCAATAAATAACATTATTAATCTTCATGTATTATTTGAAAAGCTACATAGAATTTTTGATAAACTTCGTTTGAGAGAGaaaaattgttcaatagatATTAGAATTTTTTGTGTTGATTTTACTATTGGGCGaatttcaaatcaatgaataaaaaaatggaacaatattattaattatgaatttaagagtgaaaaagaaaatttatttgAGAAGAAGGATTATGTAATTCTAAAGAATTTTTCGATTTGTTTATAATAACTTAATATAAGTAGAATTGGAAATATATTAATAGATAGTAGATTGAtttaatatattaaatattgaTTATGGGCATTTTCAGAAAAATTTGGAGGTCCAAATAGCATTTCaattatttgtaaaaataaaagagatgTCTATTAAGTAAGAATGTCCAAATACCATTTTTTGaaatatgaatagaagctccaaaaaataaacatagagTACCTCAGAATAAAGTATAGGCGTACAACCGTCAAATTTTTATGTGTCTCAAAATGCAAGATAATCAATTAATTGCGCTCAACAATGGTAATTAATGAATCtcacaaataacaaaattataatttagtaACGAGAATTCAACTTAGTACATCATTGAAAATTCATTACTTCGACAGCAGTTGCCGCGAAACCTTCACCAACTACTTTTTCCCTCCCTTTACAACGTGTCTTACCCCCATTGGACGACATATTACGGAGACGCACCGAGTCCGCAGCCTCAGAAGTCAGATGTGACTGTGAACCGGCCACGCCTCCATCCCACCCGACCCGAAAGCTTTAAATCCACCGCCAAATTCTCCCTCACTTaccgtctctctctctctctctctctctctctctaaccaACAACAATGGGTGTCAAGCAAGATTCCACCGAACCAACGATCGTGATCAACCGCCTCAAATTCACCTACCCCGGAATCAACGGCCACCCGCCCCCCGGCGCCAAGCCCCTCATCGAAGACTTCTCCCTCACCCTCAACGCCGGCGACCGATGCCTCCTCGTCGGCTCCAACGGCGCCGGCAAGACCACCATCCTCAAGATCCTCGGCGGCAAGCACATGGTCGATCCCTCCATGGTCCGCGTCCTCGGCCGCTCCGCCTTCCACGACACCGCCCTCACCGTCTCCGGCGACCTCTCCTATCTCGGCGGCGAGTGGCGCCGCGACGTGGCGTTTGCTGGGTTTGATGTGCCGATTCAGATGGATGTCTCGGCTGAGAAATTGATCAATGGGGTGGCGGGGATTGACCCAAATAGAAGAGCTGAGCTGATCAAGGTGTTTGATATCGATCTCTCGTGGCGGTTGCATAAGG contains:
- the LOC126800984 gene encoding uncharacterized protein LOC126800984 yields the protein MAFSSSKSVLVSLLLVVFLVINIEPSLSQSTQQIIEKICRSTEDYGYCRKTFQAHLKAPNSDIVAITQITVEVAVDHATKTHQFIRQTLETTKDANLKRGLSECEEAYRLIVQAFDSAAVSFFQRDYDGVYKDERITPRVESSCEDTLATPPVSPQRHILDDRSKGMRIFIVMAMNAVQDLLNSRSEAPAAAPAAAPALL
- the LOC126799747 gene encoding uncharacterized protein LOC126799747; translation: MAAIYSLYIINKSGGLIFYKDYGSAGRMDTNDSLRVASLWHSMHAISQQLSPVTGCSGIELLQADTFDLHCFQSLTGTKFFVVSEPGTQHMEGLLKHIYELYTDYVLKNPFYEMEMPIRCELFDINLTQAIQKDRVALLAR